From a region of the Candidatus Gracilibacteria bacterium genome:
- a CDS encoding polysaccharide pyruvyl transferase family protein → MFLDLILKFYPADKFNIYVNASEDAEIPKNIKNKINIIDTNFLKDFNQKIKILYKIDSVVYFGGDLFMELKGARFFRIVFYKMLIVNLFSKVLGKKIYYIGVGVGNISGYSLLLAKISGKLSNYIIFRDKESAKKLQLNKNKFSVFPDLAVSYFDKEKFDIKDSKNIKTKIGISLLYFVPNKENFQDLIITISGIVNKHTELDFVFLPLLISKNEKFDDIWVGDKLISQCKYENIEILKYSGINDYIKKIQGLDIIISARLHGNIFSVLSGISTIALSYSPKVTNFFIENNLKEFCLNINDLSGLDYIFSDILLDNKKVKFKMASKNLLKYNTSYKEKIDELFINNKKKYDV, encoded by the coding sequence ATGTTCTTAGATTTAATATTAAAGTTTTATCCAGCAGATAAATTTAATATATATGTAAATGCATCTGAAGATGCTGAAATACCAAAAAACATAAAGAATAAAATAAATATAATTGATACTAATTTTTTAAAAGATTTTAACCAAAAAATAAAGATATTATATAAGATTGATTCAGTAGTATATTTTTGAGGTGATCTTTTCATGGAATTAAAATGAGCTCGATTCTTTCGTATTGTATTTTATAAAATGTTGATAGTGAATTTATTTTCAAAAGTTTTATGAAAAAAAATATATTATATCTGAGTTTGAGTATGAAATATATCTTGATATTCATTGCTTTTAGCAAAAATCTCATGAAAATTATCTAATTATATAATTTTTAGAGATAAAGAATCGGCAAAAAAATTACAATTAAATAAAAATAAATTTAGTGTTTTTCCTGATTTAGCTGTAAGTTATTTCGATAAAGAAAAATTTGATATTAAAGATTCCAAAAATATAAAAACTAAAATTTGAATTTCTCTATTATATTTTGTTCCAAATAAAGAAAATTTCCAAGATTTAATAATCACCATATCATGAATAGTTAATAAACACACTGAATTAGATTTTGTTTTTTTACCACTGTTGATTTCAAAGAATGAAAAATTTGATGACATATGGGTATGAGATAAATTAATTAGCCAATGTAAATATGAAAATATAGAAATATTAAAATATTCTTGAATTAATGATTATATAAAAAAAATACAAGGTCTTGATATTATTATTAGTGCAAGATTACATTGAAATATTTTTTCAGTATTATCATGAATTTCAACAATTGCATTATCTTATAGCCCAAAGGTTACAAATTTTTTTATTGAAAATAATCTTAAAGAATTTTGTTTAAATATAAATGATTTAAGTGGATTAGATTATATATTCTCTGACATTCTATTAGATAATAAAAAAGTTAAGTTTAAAATGGCTTCAAAAAATTTACTAAAATATAATACCAGCTATAAAGAGAAAATAGACGAATTATTTATAAATAATAAAAAAAAATATGATGTATAA
- a CDS encoding (2Fe-2S)-binding protein, whose translation MTQLRIENNKGELIKEVPIDVGRVLLSQLESHDIEIPNACRTGMCAACMCKIVSGSEHVIKNLRGEPAFPLGEDEVMTCIAGVKETDETIVLQTLYE comes from the coding sequence ATGACACAACTGAGAATTGAAAATAATAAGGGAGAACTCATCAAGGAGGTTCCTATAGACGTGGGCAGAGTACTGCTCTCTCAACTTGAATCTCATGATATAGAGATACCTAATGCCTGTAGAACTGGTATGTGCGCAGCATGTATGTGCAAGATAGTCTCGGGGAGTGAGCATGTTATAAAAAATCTGCGTGGTGAGCCAGCTTTTCCACTGTGAGAAGACGAAGTCATGACCTGTATCGCTTGAGTGAAAGAAACAGACGAGACAATCGTACTACAAACACTGTATGAATAG
- a CDS encoding glycosyltransferase family 2 protein has protein sequence MPLVSIIIPTYNSARTLEQCLISIVAQDYKDIEIIVVDNNSTDTTKEIAQKYTQNVFNKGPERTAQKNYGIELANGEYLLIIDGDMFIDKGLITECVKLIGKDLNNAGVCVPVSDVGDSYWVKCIAFERSLYVGTQMEAPRFLKKELVKKVGMYPEDIIFFEEFIVPQKIEKLGYNIRLHSENKIYHDYYDFDFMQNLKKRFNYGKTMKAYSENQEEYSDSQLGIGNRLKIFFTNKSFYTKPHLSLGIISLKFIELVSGKLGLFLNK, from the coding sequence ATGCCACTCGTAAGTATAATTATCCCGACCTATAACTCTGCTCGCACTCTCGAACAGTGTCTTATATCTATTGTAGCTCAAGACTACAAAGACATAGAAATAATAGTTGTTGATAATAATAGTACTGATACTACAAAGGAAATTGCTCAAAAATATACTCAAAACGTTTTTAATAAGTGACCTGAACGAACAGCTCAAAAGAATTATGGTATAGAGCTAGCAAATTGAGAGTATCTATTGATTATTGATTGAGATATGTTTATTGATAAATGATTAATTACAGAATGTGTAAAATTAATATGAAAAGACTTAAATAATGCTTGAGTTTGTGTTCCAGTAAGTGATGTGTGAGACTCATATTGGGTTAAGTGTATAGCATTTGAAAGAAGCCTCTATGTGTGAACGCAAATGGAAGCTCCTAGATTTTTAAAAAAAGAACTAGTTAAAAAAGTTTGAATGTATCCTGAAGATATAATATTTTTTGAAGAATTTATCGTTCCACAAAAAATTGAAAAGCTAGGATACAACATCAGACTACACTCAGAAAATAAAATTTATCATGATTATTATGATTTTGATTTCATGCAGAATCTAAAAAAGAGATTTAATTATGGAAAAACAATGAAAGCTTATAGTGAAAATCAAGAAGAATACTCAGATTCTCAGCTTTGAATTTGAAACAGACTTAAAATATTTTTTACTAACAAGTCTTTTTACACAAAACCTCATTTAAGTTTAGGGATAATAAGTTTGAAGTTTATAGAGTTAGTTAGTGGTAAGCTAGGTTTATTTTTAAATAAGTAA
- a CDS encoding S-layer homology domain-containing protein: MKNSNSVYSRAFTVATVAALVFALNVSGALAGFWRTFDGMTANGVPNPAEFLFGYGTTGNQFGYGFGYGYGYGDFEAGYIVTDENGNTIANGSTGGTGGSTGSTGGSSSGGGSSSGGGSSSGGGSSSGGGSSSGGSGSNGGSTDSGSTGGSTGVDNGTDEETNNGTDGVGLVVPFCDIESNFAYAYIVALYDLGIVSGYTGTCEFRPQNEITRAEFLKIALRSFGQAYTSEDAQYETFGDVENGTWVSNAVGRAQFLGLVDGNDGNFFPNSNITRAEAMKILLNASGLAVDASVTTTTFPDVSGWAVKYVAAARNYDIISANPLFRPSDSITRAETSKIAVRGMNVVSAQ; the protein is encoded by the coding sequence ATGAAAAATTCTAACTCAGTGTATTCGAGAGCTTTTACAGTTGCAACTGTAGCTGCACTTGTTTTTGCACTTAACGTATCAGGAGCTCTTGCGGGTTTCTGGAGAACATTTGATGGTATGACTGCTAATGGTGTCCCTAATCCTGCTGAATTCCTATTTGGGTACGGTACAACTGGTAATCAATTTGGTTACGGTTTTGGTTACGGATATGGATATGGTGACTTTGAAGCTGGATACATAGTTACTGATGAAAATGGTAATACTATTGCTAACGGTTCAACTGGTGGTACTGGTGGATCAACTGGTTCAACTGGTGGATCTAGTTCAGGTGGTGGATCTAGTTCAGGTGGTGGATCTAGTTCAGGTGGTGGATCGTCTAGTGGTGGTGGATCTAGTTCTGGAGGTTCAGGTTCTAACGGTGGTTCTACTGATTCAGGATCAACTGGTGGATCTACAGGTGTAGATAATGGAACTGACGAAGAAACTAATAATGGTACTGACGGAGTTGGACTTGTTGTTCCATTCTGTGATATCGAATCAAACTTCGCTTACGCTTATATCGTTGCACTTTATGACCTTGGAATTGTTTCAGGATACACTGGTACTTGTGAGTTCAGACCTCAAAATGAAATCACTCGAGCTGAGTTTCTTAAAATAGCTCTTCGATCATTTGGTCAAGCTTACACTTCTGAAGATGCTCAATATGAGACATTTGGAGATGTTGAAAACGGAACTTGGGTATCTAACGCTGTTGGACGAGCTCAATTTCTAGGTCTCGTTGATGGAAATGACGGAAACTTCTTCCCTAATTCAAACATCACTCGAGCTGAAGCTATGAAGATTCTTCTTAACGCTTCTGGTCTTGCTGTAGATGCTTCAGTTACTACTACTACTTTTCCAGATGTATCTGGTTGGGCTGTTAAGTACGTAGCTGCTGCTAGAAACTATGATATCATCTCAGCTAATCCATTGTTCAGACCAAGTGATAGTATCACTCGAGCTGAAACATCTAAGATTGCTGTAAGAGGTATGAATGTTGTATCTGCTCAATAA
- a CDS encoding glutaredoxin, with protein sequence MITVFSKEYCPYCSATKQFLDSHDIEYQVVDLENDREKMMEIVQISGLMTVPQIFDGDITRENLIGGYDDMMAKYKAGKIFQ encoded by the coding sequence ATGATAACAGTTTTTTCAAAAGAATATTGTCCATATTGTTCGGCAACAAAACAATTTCTCGATTCCCACGATATAGAATATCAAGTGGTTGATTTAGAAAATGATAGAGAGAAAATGATGGAAATAGTTCAAATATCAGGACTCATGACCGTTCCACAGATATTTGATGGTGACATAACTCGAGAAAATCTCATCGGTTGATACGATGATATGATGGCAAAATACAAAGCAGGAAAAATATTTCAATAA
- the uvrB gene encoding excinuclease ABC subunit UvrB codes for MSKNLFNLKSKYSPAGDQASAIKSLKEYIDVGHQWQTLWGVTGSGKTFTMANVIQQLKKPALIIAHNKTLAAQLAQEFKEFFPDAAVHYFVSYYDYYQPEAYVSKTDTYIEKEATINEEIDRLRHAATQDLLRRKDVIIVASVSCIYGIGDISSYVDQIFQIKVGESYSIESLLKKLVSIQFTRAGADFGSGNFIVSGDILEIWPASKEFVYTIEFWGDEVNQISSRHPISGHVYETHESIEIFPAKHTVTSAGTLERVVPQIEADLKERLEYFQETHQIVKYERLKAKVEYDIEMMKEVGYVNGIENYSRYLDGRNPGDPAQTLIDYFPKDFITFIDESHMTIPQVGGMYAGDRSRKENLVENGFRLPSAMDNRPLKFDEFEQKLGQVIAVSATPGKFEILHSSKTPKIAETFYEFRPASGEIWKSEDNKRIVPQMIRPTGLLDPNIIVKAMDFMVDDIMENLQIVIAAGQRMLITTLTKKSSEELTEYLNENGIKVQYLHSEVDTLERLEILKELREGKIDVIVGVNLLREGLDLPEVSKIAILDADKQGFLRSESALIQIIGRAARNVHGEVTMYVEQIRNYESKKEEYEVFDDNLRILNQGKFINNQGLVISQAMKKAIDLTVYRRSIQHAHNVRVGMNPETVYSSIKEIGIASNKKKRELAGDPTLIPKEIKRLELEMDIAAANMEYEKAAELRDAILDLKNSKKTGKRR; via the coding sequence ATGTCAAAAAATCTTTTTAATCTTAAAAGTAAATATTCTCCAGCCTGAGATCAAGCTTCTGCTATCAAATCACTCAAGGAATATATTGATGTCTGACATCAGTGGCAAACTCTCTGGTGAGTGACCTGAAGTGGGAAGACCTTTACAATGGCAAATGTGATACAACAACTCAAAAAACCAGCTCTGATTATCGCTCATAACAAGACGCTTGCAGCTCAACTCGCTCAAGAATTTAAAGAGTTTTTTCCTGATGCTGCAGTGCATTATTTTGTTTCGTATTATGATTATTATCAACCCGAAGCCTACGTCTCTAAAACAGATACCTATATCGAAAAAGAAGCAACGATTAACGAGGAAATAGATAGACTCCGGCATGCTGCGACTCAGGACTTACTTCGTCGAAAGGATGTTATCATAGTGGCATCAGTGAGTTGTATTTATGGTATTGGAGATATATCAAGCTACGTTGATCAAATATTTCAAATTAAAGTAGGGGAGAGTTATAGTATAGAGAGCTTACTCAAGAAACTCGTGAGTATACAGTTTACACGTGCGTGAGCAGATTTTGGGTCTGGGAACTTCATCGTTTCTGGAGATATTTTAGAGATTTGGCCTGCCAGTAAAGAGTTTGTGTATACTATTGAATTTTGGGGAGATGAAGTGAACCAGATATCTTCTCGACATCCTATATCGGGTCATGTATATGAAACACACGAATCAATTGAGATATTTCCAGCCAAACATACGGTAACTTCAGCAGGGACTCTTGAGCGAGTGGTTCCTCAAATTGAAGCTGATCTTAAAGAGCGTCTTGAGTATTTTCAAGAAACGCATCAGATCGTGAAATACGAACGACTCAAGGCAAAAGTAGAGTATGATATAGAGATGATGAAAGAAGTAGGGTATGTCAATGGGATAGAGAATTACTCGAGGTATCTAGACTGAAGAAATCCTGGTGATCCAGCTCAAACGCTTATTGATTATTTTCCAAAGGATTTTATTACCTTTATAGATGAGTCACATATGACTATTCCTCAAGTTGGAGGGATGTATGCAGGGGATAGAAGTAGAAAAGAAAATCTTGTTGAAAATGGATTTAGACTTCCATCAGCAATGGATAATAGACCACTCAAGTTTGACGAGTTTGAGCAAAAACTCTGACAAGTCATCGCAGTTTCAGCGACTCCGTGAAAATTTGAAATTCTCCACAGTTCAAAAACTCCTAAAATAGCAGAAACATTTTATGAATTTAGGCCAGCGAGTGGAGAAATCTGGAAATCTGAAGACAATAAGCGAATTGTTCCCCAGATGATACGACCAACAGGACTTCTTGATCCAAATATTATAGTGAAAGCTATGGATTTCATGGTAGATGATATTATGGAGAACTTGCAAATAGTAATTGCAGCAGGTCAGAGAATGCTAATAACAACGCTTACTAAAAAGAGTAGTGAGGAACTTACAGAGTATCTGAACGAAAATGGTATTAAAGTTCAATATCTCCACTCAGAAGTTGATACGTTAGAGCGACTTGAAATACTCAAAGAACTTCGTGAATGAAAAATAGATGTCATAGTTGGAGTGAATCTGTTGCGAGAAGGACTTGATCTTCCAGAAGTTTCAAAAATAGCGATACTGGATGCGGATAAACAAGGATTTCTACGAAGTGAATCAGCGCTGATTCAAATAATTGGTCGAGCTGCGAGAAATGTACATGGTGAAGTCACGATGTATGTCGAGCAAATACGAAACTATGAATCTAAAAAAGAAGAATATGAAGTTTTTGATGATAATCTGAGAATCCTCAATCAATGAAAATTTATAAATAATCAGTGACTTGTTATCTCTCAAGCTATGAAAAAAGCAATAGATCTCACCGTCTATAGACGATCGATTCAACACGCACACAATGTGAGAGTTGGTATGAATCCTGAAACGGTGTATAGTTCTATCAAAGAAATAGGAATAGCGAGTAATAAAAAGAAACGAGAGCTCGCGTGAGATCCTACGCTTATACCAAAAGAAATAAAACGACTGGAGCTTGAGATGGATATAGCTGCTGCAAATATGGAATATGAAAAAGCAGCAGAACTGAGAGATGCAATTCTTGATCTTAAAAATTCTAAAAAAACAGGGAAAAGACGTTAA
- a CDS encoding peptidoglycan-binding protein, translated as MVNWLAKMLYYSVVGSAVGYILTVLIMQPGSFSLGIYPLFAVILLPLVNLLYNTISDDSHSRFDSNLFINICIVGFVALITLGFYVSGFSNPIIYIALYTGVSLYFKLDTRYVFGGALVIFCFVALSLILDSNMYAESLSVLAYYLLVAGVLLQIVESIRDSKNTDTANQNYQTTPYIYTYDVNTLVSVSSGALSILLLEAFVLQSVEFAWIVVIVFYVVFMISKFIGYNIDYTVTRYKPSDITALRVFALSYALFMILYSLLLNGSGIGTVAFGIYHLVVSIVFILGGLVVFFDIPFLDYKKLGVYKSASLLVIVALVAILVYNILFAIPRVAAPEFADDSSLTDVTTEPVQIVDEEIIADQLPGDTVFESVGENYSLTPGLSVGSSGDGVRDLQEVLARAGYYEGEINGTFDEVLRQSLIRALIETCDWPETTQGVFGPQSKECIDTMQIPVVARFDN; from the coding sequence ATGGTAAATTGGCTTGCAAAGATGCTATATTATTCAGTGGTGTGAAGTGCTGTATGATACATACTGACAGTTTTAATTATGCAACCAGGAAGTTTTAGTTTGTGAATATATCCACTATTCGCAGTGATACTGCTTCCACTTGTGAACCTATTATATAATACTATTTCTGATGACTCACACTCTAGATTTGATTCAAATCTATTTATAAATATATGTATTGTTTGATTTGTCGCACTCATAACTCTTTGATTTTACGTATCTTGATTTTCTAACCCAATCATCTACATAGCTCTCTATACGGGAGTGAGTTTGTATTTTAAGCTTGATACCAGATATGTTTTTGGATGAGCATTAGTTATTTTTTGTTTTGTAGCTCTCTCATTGATCCTAGATTCCAATATGTACGCAGAATCTCTCTCTGTTTTGGCATATTACCTACTGGTGGCTTGAGTACTCCTGCAAATAGTAGAATCCATTCGAGATTCAAAAAACACTGACACTGCAAATCAAAACTATCAAACAACTCCATACATTTACACCTACGATGTAAATACGCTTGTATCTGTGAGCTCCTGAGCTCTCAGCATCCTCTTACTCGAAGCTTTTGTACTGCAAAGCGTCGAATTTGCATGGATTGTAGTAATAGTGTTCTATGTAGTATTTATGATATCGAAGTTTATTGGATACAATATTGATTACACAGTTACGAGATATAAACCATCAGACATCACAGCGCTAAGAGTGTTTGCACTGAGCTACGCACTCTTTATGATATTGTATTCTCTCTTACTTAACGGTTCAGGCATAGGAACAGTTGCTTTTTGAATCTATCATCTCGTCGTAAGTATAGTATTTATACTTTGAGGTCTTGTAGTATTTTTTGACATCCCGTTTTTAGACTATAAAAAACTTTGAGTGTATAAAAGTGCAAGTTTGCTGGTAATTGTAGCTTTGGTAGCTATACTTGTGTATAACATACTATTTGCTATACCTCGAGTCGCTGCTCCTGAATTTGCAGATGATAGTTCACTCACTGACGTGACAACTGAACCAGTTCAGATTGTAGATGAGGAAATAATTGCAGATCAACTTCCATGAGATACAGTATTTGAATCTGTTGGGGAAAACTATTCTCTGACTCCTTGACTCAGTGTGGGAAGTAGCTGAGACGGGGTTCGTGATTTACAAGAAGTGTTAGCGAGGGCTGGATATTATGAGGGAGAAATAAATGGTACTTTTGATGAAGTACTGAGACAATCTCTCATACGAGCACTTATAGAAACGTGTGATTGGCCAGAAACTACCCAAGGAGTATTTTGACCTCAGTCAAAAGAGTGTATAGACACTATGCAAATCCCAGTTGTAGCTAGATTTGATAACTAA
- a CDS encoding glycosyltransferase family 4 protein has translation MKHILFLTWKDIKHPRAGGAERVIFEYAVRLVQDGHRVTWFGSSFDGAVESEIIEGIRIIRKYSINTIYFLAWKWYKEFKKNNPVDIIIDEAGGIPLISPLYEKHIPIYFFIHHIGDHEYKTAFPFPLNWMFIRFVFWTFSLYKHIPTITVSNSTANELREQHGFTNISVVENATHLVPINAINWENKQKEIVFYGRLTPMKRADHAIRAFQILAQTDSEYHMNVIGNPQDQEYTNELNLLVAELGIAHRVHFLGFSHDLVTKYLPRAQVMLVPSTKEGYGLIVLEGNSFGLPIIAYNVPGLRDSVRDGKNGILVSDGDYEAMGSKLVVLTSDRHALITISESSLAFIKKFGGWDERYKEFKKIIKI, from the coding sequence ATGAAGCATATACTATTTCTCACATGGAAAGATATAAAACACCCTCGTGCAGGTTGAGCTGAACGAGTCATTTTTGAATACGCTGTGAGATTAGTACAAGATGGTCATAGAGTGACATGGTTCGGGAGTTCATTTGATGGAGCAGTTGAATCTGAGATAATAGAGTGAATACGAATAATCAGAAAATACTCAATCAATACAATATATTTTCTCGCTTGGAAATGGTACAAGGAGTTTAAAAAAAACAATCCAGTAGATATTATTATCGATGAAGCTGGAGGTATTCCCCTCATCTCCCCTTTATATGAAAAACATATTCCAATATATTTCTTTATTCATCATATTGGTGATCATGAATATAAAACAGCATTTCCCTTTCCTCTTAATTGGATGTTTATTCGCTTTGTATTTTGGACTTTTTCACTCTATAAGCATATTCCAACTATAACTGTATCAAATTCTACAGCGAATGAGCTAAGAGAACAGCACTGATTTACAAATATATCAGTCGTAGAAAATGCAACACACTTGGTACCTATAAATGCTATCAATTGGGAAAATAAACAAAAAGAAATAGTGTTTTATGGCAGGCTTACGCCAATGAAGCGAGCAGACCACGCAATCCGAGCATTTCAGATTTTGGCTCAAACAGATTCTGAGTATCATATGAATGTGATTTGAAACCCACAAGACCAGGAGTATACAAATGAACTAAATCTGCTTGTAGCTGAGCTCTGAATAGCTCATAGAGTTCATTTTCTCTGATTCTCTCATGATTTGGTTACAAAGTATTTACCTAGAGCTCAAGTTATGCTCGTACCGTCTACAAAAGAGTGATATGGACTTATTGTACTTGAGTGAAACTCTTTTGGTCTTCCAATTATTGCGTATAATGTACCGTGACTTCGAGATAGTGTGAGAGACTGAAAAAACTGAATATTAGTTTCAGATTGAGATTATGAAGCTATGTGAAGCAAATTAGTAGTGTTAACATCTGATAGGCACGCACTTATTACGATTTCAGAATCTTCTCTTGCATTTATAAAAAAATTTGGATGATGGGATGAGAGATATAAGGAGTTTAAAAAAATAATCAAAATATAG
- a CDS encoding glycosyltransferase family 2 protein, whose product MPPKKKLISLVIPVFKEEKNIPLLYAEIQGVLSQIKNYNFEIIFVNDGSSDTSWFEIEKLALDDSNVKGINLSRNFGKEVAITAGIEHAMGDAVITLDGDGQHPVEQIPNFIGEWEAGYQIVYNIRPSIAGASKLKKLSSVVFYKVFNAISEFEFEDRTTDYRLLDRRVVDYFLKFSERNRLYRGIIDWLGFDKKALVFDARERLDNGDSSYSYKKLWTLAINSLTSFSIFPLRLVGYFGFFMTLISSILFVFVVVDKLTINKFFFSNIAALLLINMALVGIVLMALGLIALYIARIHEEVQGRPMYIIKDCKNIKK is encoded by the coding sequence ATGCCTCCTAAAAAGAAACTTATATCTCTTGTAATTCCTGTTTTTAAAGAGGAAAAAAATATCCCACTTTTATATGCAGAGATTCAATGAGTTCTCTCTCAGATAAAAAATTACAATTTTGAAATCATATTTGTAAATGACTGAAGTTCTGACACGAGCTGGTTTGAAATCGAGAAGCTCGCTCTTGATGATTCTAATGTGAAGTGAATTAACCTCAGTCGAAACTTCTGAAAAGAGGTCGCTATTACTGCTGGGATTGAGCATGCTATGTGAGATGCAGTTATTACGCTTGATTGAGATGGACAGCATCCTGTCGAACAAATACCAAATTTTATTTGAGAATGGGAAGCTGGGTACCAAATAGTTTACAATATTCGTCCGAGTATTGCTGGAGCCAGTAAACTCAAGAAATTATCCTCAGTAGTTTTTTACAAAGTGTTTAATGCTATCTCAGAATTTGAGTTTGAGGACAGGACTACTGACTACAGACTCCTTGATCGAAGAGTGGTTGATTATTTCCTCAAGTTTTCAGAACGAAATAGACTTTATAGGGGTATAATTGATTGGCTCGGATTCGATAAAAAGGCACTCGTATTTGATGCTCGTGAGCGACTTGATAACTGAGACTCTAGTTATAGCTACAAGAAGCTCTGGACTCTAGCTATAAACTCCCTTACGTCTTTTAGTATATTTCCTCTTCGGCTTGTTGGATACTTTGGTTTTTTTATGACACTGATATCTTCAATCCTTTTTGTATTTGTTGTAGTGGATAAATTAACTATAAATAAATTCTTTTTTTCAAATATAGCTGCTCTCTTGCTGATTAATATGGCACTTGTTTGAATCGTGCTTATGGCTCTTGGGCTTATAGCACTCTATATAGCACGTATTCATGAAGAGGTGCAAGGTAGACCAATGTATATTATTAAGGATTGCAAAAATATAAAAAAGTAA
- a CDS encoding DUF4116 domain-containing protein: MQKSTSKNKSENLSTIEQIDEILSMRVLPEIENSDIKTQISHVLANFGNTAHKKLALEYIKNKDIALYQFLPSVLQQDRDIVLEMVQVNGDFLQYAPVSIQKDKEIVSASFQSLLSKNKNIGSIILFLQKYRASKSLYTHLISSITRDSEDIFSSKLESRLFDLYTLEYKSYSILLESGAFEIASGNLVLGYGLGKYLFAHQEEYAALKVHERNEYILKLALEFLNLEQKNMSAKSLSFLSILLGTITFKKNKNTTSDDIENIVEGDETQELSKDLETYDYDILDHYNSSKIGGIYRVWESNPLFAVTLLNEQVASMTEKSLENYISFSYQMGALGLGFLLKKHSFKVMIATDVDFFEGEGMTDARFLKFLNTIGRNIGVPEKNYQPEEREDTHQKSHRRSFRSLDEAFHTFREIKSSGMIEGREITSLENLGDKSVVETAMLQLGLIIPPYFELAVAKFR; this comes from the coding sequence ATGCAAAAATCTACTTCAAAAAATAAGTCTGAAAATCTCAGCACCATCGAACAAATTGATGAAATACTCTCTATGCGAGTGCTCCCAGAAATAGAGAATTCAGATATTAAAACTCAGATATCTCATGTACTTGCTAACTTTGGAAATACAGCTCACAAAAAACTCGCACTTGAGTATATTAAAAATAAAGATATAGCTCTCTATCAGTTTCTCCCATCAGTTTTACAACAAGATAGGGATATAGTACTAGAAATGGTACAAGTGAATGGTGATTTTTTACAATATGCTCCTGTGAGTATTCAAAAAGACAAGGAAATTGTTTCTGCGTCCTTTCAATCCTTACTCTCAAAAAATAAAAATATTTGAAGTATTATTCTATTTTTACAAAAGTATAGAGCATCAAAATCTCTCTATACTCATCTCATTTCTAGTATTACTCGAGACTCTGAAGATATTTTTTCTTCAAAACTTGAATCTCGTCTCTTTGACCTCTACACGTTAGAGTACAAAAGCTACTCTATACTTCTAGAATCTTGAGCATTTGAAATAGCATCATGAAATCTCGTACTATGATATTGACTCTGAAAATACCTATTTGCTCACCAAGAGGAATACGCTGCTTTGAAAGTTCATGAAAGAAATGAGTATATCTTAAAGCTTGCGCTTGAATTTCTTAATTTAGAGCAGAAGAATATGAGTGCAAAATCACTCTCTTTTCTCTCGATACTTCTTTGAACCATAACTTTCAAAAAAAATAAAAATACTACATCTGATGATATTGAAAATATTGTTGAATGAGATGAAACGCAAGAATTATCAAAAGACTTAGAAACTTATGATTATGATATTTTAGATCATTACAATAGTTCAAAAATCTGATGAATCTATAGAGTTTGGGAATCCAATCCACTTTTTGCAGTAACTCTCTTAAATGAGCAAGTAGCGAGTATGACTGAAAAAAGTTTAGAGAATTATATTTCATTTTCATATCAAATGTGAGCACTTTGACTCTGATTTTTACTCAAAAAACATAGTTTTAAAGTTATGATAGCCACTGATGTAGATTTCTTTGAGTGAGAGGGAATGACGGATGCAAGATTTCTTAAGTTTTTGAACACAATAGGGAGAAATATCTGAGTTCCAGAGAAAAACTATCAGCCAGAAGAGAGAGAAGATACACATCAAAAATCTCACAGGAGAAGTTTTAGGTCACTTGACGAGGCATTTCATACCTTTAGAGAAATAAAGTCCTCAGGAATGATAGAAGGAAGGGAAATCACGAGTCTCGAAAATTTGTGAGACAAATCAGTTGTGGAAACTGCTATGCTTCAACTATGACTCATTATACCTCCCTATTTTGAACTTGCCGTTGCCAAGTTTAGATAA